Within Calonectris borealis chromosome Z, bCalBor7.hap1.2, whole genome shotgun sequence, the genomic segment TTCCATGAGAAACATAAAGGCAGCTGACTAGTAGCGCAAGCTTTCTACGGGCCCTTTTCTTAAGAAAGCACGTAACAGGTaagtttaatgaaaaagaaagcacaaaagaaaGATGTTTACTGACAAAGAAGGGGAGATGGACAAATTCGGCAGCTTAGCGTGACAGAAGTTTGCAAACAGGACAAAAATAACCCACAGAATGTACAAAATTAAATTCAGGTAGACTGATGGATGTCATTAGTGACAAGTCCACTTGAAGAGAACAGGAGGGAGCCAGGAAAAGCCCGACAGTGACGAGTGGTATCATCACTGCGAGCAGAGCCCGACCGAGCATCTTTCGGCCCAtacgcggcggggaggcggcgccgAGAGTTTCCCAAACGCCTCAGCCGGCGGCGCTCTCCGCAGGCAGCGGCGACAGGCCCTGCTCGCCGGCCCCAGCCAGGAGCGAGGGGACCCTGACAGCCAACACAACCGaccgggcccggcgcggcgctggCAGGAGCAGGCCAGGCGCCGGCCCCCCGGCGGCACGCTGCCTCCCCACGGTAGCCTGGAGGGGGCAACAGCGCCTGCCCCGctcgcccgcccgctccccgctccAGCCGGAGCGGCCCCCGCTCTCACCGCACGGTCCGGATCACGAAGTAGACGATGAGGGCGGCGCTGGCCAGCACCAGCACAGACAGGGCGCGCTGGGTCATGGGCTGGCCCTGCTCGGGCGGCGCCGACACCTCGGccaggcggctgctgctgcttcgcGTGACGCCCCCGCCGGCCACCTCCGTGGGGCgcgaggaggcggtggcggcacTCCGGGGGGGACGGGCCGCCGCCGCAGCCTCCCCGCAACGgacagccagcagcagccccgccAGGAGCCAGGCCAGCGGCAGCGGCCACATGTCCCGCTCTCCTCCCGCCCGGCGCGGGCCCCGATCCCCCTACACCCAGCCCTGCTTAAGCGCGGCCGGGCCCTGCCGCCGTCTGGCCGCCGGAAGCGGAAGCGCTCATCGCCAGGCGCCCGCCGCTGCCATGGAAGCCCGGGCGGGCACCCAGCCCCGCTCTCGCCTGCAGTCACGTGACGcagggcggggcgcgggcgggacGGCGC encodes:
- the FAM174A gene encoding membrane protein FAM174A isoform X1, whose protein sequence is MWPLPLAWLLAGLLLAVRCGEAAAAARPPRSAATASSRPTEVAGGGVTRSSSSRLAEVSAPPEQGQPMTQRALSVLVLASAALIVYFVIRTVRLRRRNRKTRRYGVLDTNIENMELTPLEQDDDDDDTTLFDANHPRREVRAFQ
- the FAM174A gene encoding membrane protein FAM174A isoform X2; this translates as MWPLPLAWLLAGLLLAVRCGEAAAAARPPRSAATASSRPTEVAGGGVTRSSSSRLAEVSAPPEQGQPMTQRALSVLVLASAALIVYFVIRTVRLRRRNRKTRRYGVLDTNIENMELTPLEQDDDDDDTTLFDANHPRRKF